In a single window of the Micromonospora inositola genome:
- a CDS encoding DoxX family protein, with protein sequence MKPVRSLARVMLSGIFVVSGARNFQNPGRLAPAAKPVTDRVAPLIQKNVHPRFPTDAETLVRVNSATQFIAGLMLATGKFTRPAALVLAGSLVPVTVAGHPFWKNDDPAARNNNQTHFLKNLGLFGGLLLAAADTEGKPGLRWRAGHRIGHSRRSMQRAVRTARRETKIAVRSAATARRLPG encoded by the coding sequence ATGAAACCCGTGCGCTCCCTCGCCCGTGTGATGTTGAGCGGAATCTTCGTGGTCAGCGGCGCCCGCAACTTCCAGAATCCCGGTCGTCTGGCGCCGGCCGCCAAGCCGGTGACCGACCGGGTCGCCCCGCTGATCCAGAAGAACGTCCACCCCCGGTTCCCCACCGACGCCGAGACGCTGGTCCGGGTCAACTCGGCCACCCAGTTCATCGCCGGCCTGATGCTGGCCACCGGCAAGTTCACCCGTCCGGCCGCGCTGGTCCTCGCCGGGAGCCTGGTGCCGGTGACCGTGGCCGGCCATCCCTTCTGGAAGAACGACGACCCGGCGGCGCGGAACAACAACCAGACCCACTTCCTGAAGAACCTCGGCCTCTTCGGCGGGCTGCTGCTCGCCGCCGCGGACACCGAGGGCAAGCCCGGGCTGCGCTGGCGCGCCGGCCACCGGATCGGCCACTCCCGACGCTCGATGCAGCGGGCTGTCCGGACCGCGCGCCGGGAGACGAAGATCGCCGTACGCTCGGCGGCCACCGCCCGACGACTTCCGGGCTGA
- a CDS encoding glycosyltransferase 87 family protein → MPATVGRRMDRLAPVHRVTRGIDRRTVVRTGVVAAVAYAGWLAIGAFGRPYNFFDMKIYHGAVVWWASGDELYDFIAPSTTLGFTYPPFAGLVMLPMSWLPVEAAGWLNALASIGAVAVVLAALLRPIVDRLGWPLWFTVGIATPMAVAIEPARETLGYGQVNLLLFALIMADLVGLRWRAKRGTHHDTANSALARFVYSGAWAGAGIGLATAVKLTPALFIAYLMLTRQWRAALTAVGTTIGVTLGTFALVGEESRTYFSSVLWQTERVGAADMTPNQSLAGLLARLYDSIETPGLLWLAFAVLVLALGLSRAAAARADGDELTAFTLVGLTANVISPISWSHHLVWVIPAIIVLADAAVRRREASRGLLPRVGTAPAAGGVPGVNALRPPIWYPTLTGLRHAVAAIGLYLLFLISPIWPYEHQLPEVSHYQDGLFGALMENSLAIALIVLVAALPWRPGAEPAFYNDRLLRAAQLTGRR, encoded by the coding sequence ATGCCGGCGACCGTCGGTAGACGGATGGACCGCCTCGCCCCAGTCCACCGCGTGACCCGTGGGATCGATCGCAGGACAGTCGTACGGACCGGCGTCGTGGCCGCCGTCGCCTACGCCGGATGGCTCGCCATCGGCGCGTTCGGGCGGCCGTACAACTTCTTCGACATGAAGATCTACCACGGCGCCGTGGTGTGGTGGGCGAGCGGCGACGAGCTGTACGACTTCATCGCACCCTCGACGACCCTGGGTTTCACCTACCCGCCCTTCGCCGGCCTGGTCATGCTGCCGATGTCCTGGCTGCCGGTGGAGGCCGCCGGCTGGCTCAACGCGCTGGCCAGCATCGGCGCGGTGGCGGTCGTCCTGGCCGCGCTGCTGCGCCCGATCGTCGACCGGCTCGGCTGGCCGCTCTGGTTCACCGTCGGCATCGCCACGCCGATGGCCGTCGCCATCGAGCCGGCCCGGGAGACCCTCGGCTACGGGCAGGTCAACCTGCTGCTCTTCGCCCTGATCATGGCGGACCTGGTCGGCCTGCGCTGGCGGGCGAAGCGGGGCACCCATCACGACACCGCCAACTCGGCGCTGGCCCGCTTCGTCTACAGCGGCGCCTGGGCGGGGGCCGGCATCGGCCTGGCCACCGCGGTCAAGCTGACGCCCGCGCTCTTCATCGCGTACCTGATGCTCACTCGCCAGTGGCGGGCCGCGCTGACCGCGGTCGGCACCACGATCGGCGTGACCCTCGGGACGTTCGCGCTGGTCGGCGAGGAGTCACGGACGTACTTCAGCAGCGTGCTCTGGCAGACCGAGCGGGTCGGCGCGGCGGACATGACCCCCAACCAGTCGCTGGCGGGCCTGCTGGCGCGGCTCTACGACTCGATCGAGACGCCCGGCCTGCTCTGGCTGGCCTTCGCGGTCCTGGTCCTCGCGCTCGGGCTGTCCCGGGCCGCCGCGGCCCGCGCCGACGGCGACGAGCTGACCGCGTTCACCCTGGTCGGGCTCACCGCCAACGTGATCAGCCCGATCTCCTGGTCGCACCACCTGGTCTGGGTCATCCCGGCGATCATCGTGCTGGCCGACGCCGCGGTCCGCCGCCGCGAGGCGAGCCGGGGCCTGCTGCCCCGGGTCGGCACGGCACCGGCGGCCGGCGGGGTGCCGGGGGTCAACGCGCTGCGCCCGCCGATCTGGTACCCGACGCTCACCGGCCTGCGGCACGCCGTGGCCGCGATCGGCCTCTACCTGCTCTTCCTGATCTCGCCCATCTGGCCGTACGAGCACCAGCTCCCGGAGGTGTCGCACTACCAGGACGGCCTGTTCGGCGCGCTGATGGAGAACTCGCTGGCGATCGCCCTGATCGTGCTGGTCGCGGCGCTGCCCTGGCGGCCGGGCGCGGAGCCGGCGTTCTACAACGACCGGCTGCTCCGCGCCGCCCAGCTCACCGGCCGCCGCTGA
- a CDS encoding LppU/SCO3897 family protein, translating to MIAVLAVLAVLVLGGAATYLLGRDDPAPVAGSTQPSDPGAEPSAAASAPDAPAATAPAPASSADPRFVKAGQCVRNEGPAGGKPKLLISGCGAKTYQVLRRFDGATSGEKDAQAKCAKVDGYTNWYFFDSELDTLDFVLCLKQR from the coding sequence CTGATCGCGGTGCTCGCCGTGCTGGCGGTGCTCGTTCTCGGCGGCGCGGCCACCTACCTGCTCGGCCGGGACGACCCGGCCCCGGTGGCCGGGTCCACCCAGCCCTCCGACCCGGGCGCGGAGCCGTCGGCGGCGGCGAGCGCGCCGGACGCCCCGGCCGCCACGGCACCGGCGCCGGCGTCCTCGGCGGATCCCCGGTTCGTCAAGGCGGGGCAGTGCGTCCGCAACGAGGGTCCGGCCGGCGGCAAGCCGAAGTTGCTGATCAGCGGGTGCGGCGCGAAGACGTACCAGGTGCTGCGCCGCTTCGACGGCGCGACCAGCGGGGAGAAGGACGCCCAGGCCAAGTGCGCGAAGGTGGACGGCTACACCAACTGGTACTTCTTCGACAGCGAGCTGGACACCCTCGACTTCGTCCTCTGTCTCAAGCAGCGCTGA
- a CDS encoding ATP-binding protein: MDPVRNPYAPGAGQRPPELAGRGRELDVFDVVLERIARGRPERSLMLTGLRGVGKTVLLNTLRSQAINHLWGTGKIEARPDQSLRRPVAAALHMAVRELAPRHRAPDRIDGFLGVLKAFAQRSVPSGRGAAAPRLRDRWQPGIDVPASSGRADSGDIEIDLVELLTDAAAVATDVGTGIAVFIDEMQDLGAEDVSALCAACHELSQLGAPLIVVGAGLPHLPAVLSAAKSYSERLFRYQRIDRLDRIAADQALCAPAEREDVEYEQKALDLLYEKSGGYPYFVQAYGKATWDHAPRSPITAADVRVAAPEAEAELAVGFFGSRFERATPAEREYMRAMATLSLVEGEETGRDDMDAAVPTAEIARSLGRKPASLSPARDALIKKGLIYSGERGTVAFTVPHFGRYLRTQPA, encoded by the coding sequence GTGGATCCGGTCCGCAACCCGTACGCCCCGGGCGCCGGGCAGCGCCCGCCCGAGCTTGCCGGGCGGGGGCGGGAGCTGGATGTCTTCGACGTCGTGCTGGAACGCATCGCCCGGGGCCGCCCCGAGCGCAGCCTGATGCTCACCGGCCTGCGCGGCGTCGGCAAGACGGTCCTGCTCAACACCCTCCGCTCGCAGGCGATCAACCACCTCTGGGGCACCGGCAAGATCGAGGCCCGCCCCGACCAGTCGCTGCGCCGCCCGGTCGCCGCCGCCCTGCACATGGCGGTCCGCGAACTCGCCCCCCGGCACCGCGCGCCGGACCGGATCGACGGCTTCCTCGGCGTGCTCAAGGCGTTCGCCCAGCGTTCCGTGCCGAGCGGCCGCGGCGCGGCCGCGCCCAGGCTGCGCGACCGCTGGCAGCCCGGCATCGACGTGCCGGCCAGCAGCGGCCGGGCCGACTCCGGGGACATCGAGATCGACCTGGTCGAGCTGCTCACCGACGCCGCGGCGGTGGCCACCGACGTGGGCACCGGCATCGCGGTCTTCATCGACGAGATGCAGGACCTCGGCGCGGAGGACGTCTCGGCGCTCTGCGCCGCCTGCCACGAGCTGTCGCAGCTCGGCGCGCCGCTGATCGTGGTCGGCGCCGGGCTGCCGCACCTGCCGGCCGTGCTCAGCGCCGCCAAGTCCTACTCCGAACGGCTCTTCCGCTACCAGCGGATCGACCGGTTGGACCGGATCGCCGCCGACCAGGCGCTCTGCGCGCCGGCCGAGCGCGAGGACGTCGAGTACGAGCAGAAGGCGCTCGACCTGCTCTACGAGAAGTCCGGCGGCTACCCCTACTTCGTCCAGGCGTACGGGAAGGCCACCTGGGACCATGCCCCCCGCTCGCCGATCACCGCCGCCGACGTCCGGGTCGCCGCCCCGGAGGCCGAGGCGGAGCTGGCCGTCGGCTTCTTCGGCTCCCGGTTCGAGCGCGCCACCCCGGCCGAGCGCGAGTACATGCGGGCGATGGCGACGCTCTCCCTGGTCGAGGGGGAGGAGACCGGTCGGGATGACATGGACGCCGCGGTGCCCACCGCGGAGATCGCCCGCTCGCTCGGCCGCAAGCCGGCGAGCCTCTCCCCGGCCCGGGACGCGCTGATCAAGAAGGGGCTGATCTACTCCGGGGAGCGGGGCACCGTCGCCTTCACCGTCCCACACTTCGGCCGGTACCTGCGCACCCAGCCGGCCTGA
- a CDS encoding GNAT family N-acetyltransferase, producing the protein MTTLRLRPEDPADEAPVARVLATAFARPDVTTPPEVELVDELRRSDAWIPELAMVAEYGGEVVGYALLTWVRVRSDGGAAPALALGPVAVSPHRRRVGHGTAVVQAALDAATELGERLVVVLGDPAFYRRFGFERADRMGLTSPWSGLGEPWQALVLPPSASGEAPPPRGEVVFPPPWAKV; encoded by the coding sequence GTGACGACCCTGCGGCTCCGACCAGAGGACCCGGCGGACGAGGCGCCCGTCGCCCGGGTGCTGGCCACCGCCTTCGCCCGGCCCGACGTGACCACCCCGCCCGAGGTGGAGCTGGTCGACGAGCTGCGGCGCAGCGACGCCTGGATCCCCGAGCTGGCCATGGTCGCCGAGTACGGCGGCGAGGTGGTCGGCTACGCGCTGCTGACCTGGGTCCGCGTCCGGTCGGACGGGGGCGCGGCACCGGCGCTGGCGCTCGGCCCGGTGGCGGTCTCGCCGCACCGGCGGCGGGTCGGCCACGGCACGGCGGTCGTGCAGGCGGCCCTGGACGCCGCGACCGAGCTGGGCGAGCGGCTGGTGGTGGTGCTCGGCGACCCGGCCTTCTACCGCCGTTTCGGCTTCGAACGGGCCGACCGGATGGGGCTGACCAGTCCCTGGTCGGGGCTGGGGGAGCCGTGGCAGGCGCTGGTGCTGCCCCCGTCGGCCAGCGGCGAGGCGCCGCCGCCGCGCGGCGAGGTGGTCTTCCCGCCGCCCTGGGCCAAGGTCTGA